ACAGTGTGTTACTCTAATTATCGAActttaaatttgttttacaaAACTCGCTCAATTTTCAACTAAATCGCAAAAAGCAAGTATATATCAGGAACATTATTGACGATTgcttattcattcattttcagaCAAAACTATTGCTATTGGTAAGGTGCTGAAGGTGGTTGAGTAAGTTCTGTTTtacgttgaattttattgtgactaaggacattattatacctaccatCGAACACATTGAAATCACACACAAACAATGTAAACACAAACTTTGAGAACCTATGATCTATCTGTATGCATTAAACATTAGATGATGAAACAATACGCACTCACGGTAAGTGTAATTTGGGATTGGGTGAACAGAGAGAGATATAtgcgaattatatatattatatatataaagaatGATATATATGACAAACTAAAATAAAACGACTTTgattacaaaaagaaaagaataaaatagataatacaaagaaatgtttttgaaaaaacagcACCACCCCCTGCCCTAAaggagacgaaaaaaaaatcttttcaggATTTCGTTgtcgttgaaatattttaatggCAAGGGGGTAGGGGAGGAGGGTATACAAAAAGGCTTTTTCAATATAAACTGAgggcgatatttttgttctacGGAGCtatgtgaaaaatgataatggATAGCATTAACGctaattatgattattattattattattatcattgaatTGATGGGTAATAGATGAAACATATTGAGTAAAGCAAATAGATAGTGTTCCAcaacaatttataattattaaatcaatattgtactgtttcttattttattctcattaaAATACTAATTTACTACGAAACTgtttatttgtaataattttcactgtATGTTCTGTACTTTGGAGCATCTTTATGTTCattagaaagagaaaaaagaaaaagaaaaaataatacgtgaAAACTTTCTGTGATAGAACACAGGGAGAGTAAATTAATTTACATAGATTTTTTGAGGAATGTAGTCTATAAGAAGACAATTGATATGAATATCTTTTGatttctttataaaaaaaatatcaaaccagCCACATTGTGCCCTAAAAATTGATTGCAGAAGTATTTATGACAATTATCAGATCACGGCTGAAGTTGTGACAATACCAGACAGGGatgaaaaatcagtttgtaaaTCTAAAAAAGCATCGAATATTCCTATTCATGTGTAAGGTATATCGATAGAAAGAAGTTAGTTACTCTACTCTTGCTCTGATACAATACACTAAAATACTGGTTGTCATCTCGTcttccaagaaaaaaaaaaaagaaagaaagaaaagaacacGAAGTCTGTAACGCTCATAAGTACAGAACTTTATAGTGTATTGAATATAATAATCGTTGACATTTTCGTTTTCCATTTTACTTCATAtttcgtacttttttttttttataatctatTTGCGAATTTTATTAAAGAGCTTGTCACCATCGGCACATACATAGCTAGGCGAATTCATGGAAACGTGATTTTTGTAGCTTCAGTGAAACAATCACACGGTGAAGAGaagaataattgtaaaatataagaaCCGGCAATGTccgtattgttattattaaatattattatggaTTGAactaatattaattattaatataaaaacTACCAATAATATAAACACAAACGAAGTATAAGGAGGTGAGCAAACTACAGAAGAATAATAGATATTAAGAGCCTTAGCTCATGCTGTAGTGTGGGAtacattgatatttttatatattgcTGCGCCATCAATATTTACTTATTCAATCAAGTCAGCCGGTTTGGTTTTTACTGAAAAGGCTTGGCTTTTAACCATTTTAAAGCTATCTTTGCGAGGGcctaaaattatgaaaaacaggGAAGAGTGCTGAaaacttgatgaaaaaaattaacacaatGAAGTtctgtgaaattttaatatcaaaaAGTATTCAGTGTTTAGCGCTTAATTAGCAATATGAATTCTTCATCAATAGTTGGAAATTTACCAGACAATATGACGTGCTTTAGAAAGTTCTCATAACCGTAATTACGAATATTGTTTAAAAGAAATCGAGGGTTCTCCTCCAGCGAACCATTTTCATGCTGTTCTCAATTTCATTCAATACGATGTACAAATTGTTGTCCTTTGGTATAGGGGGaaatataaaatgtaaaaatgtgTGATTCGTACAATCCTATTTGATGTATATCGAAGtaggataattttttcttgaGACATAGAGAAGTAGTTTCTACTCAAAGTATTGAAAACTATGAGAAAAACCTAGATAGCATAagtacaaataaattatttttgaaatatgcaaaacgGTGTCATTGCTTTCAAAGATAGaaatagaattatttttttaatagtaaGGTCTGAAAGCCTGCAATCATAAAACTGCTTCATTTTTCTCACTGGTATTCAGCGCTCATCCTACTTATAccttatataataaaatttggaaaactGTTCAAAATCATGtgggagaaaaggaaaaattttcttttcaattacgTGTTATTTAATGAATGATAGAATggtacataataatatatttaatcgATTTACGAGGATGCTACTCTTAATTGTGCACGATAATTATTCTTTTAACAGTTAAAATGCAtgtaaaagaataaatttcgttcaaatttttgtgaaagGAAGTCATTGCAGTCACAGAGCGAAGTTTATAAAGTATTGCCTAATAAAACACCGTGATGGAAGATTTGAAATCTTGTACATGGTTGTATATGGTTACATAGTTATATTAAACATGTACATAAACACGTGCGGACAGCGTCAAGTCTGTTTCGTGCCAATCGTCCAATAAATAATCAAGCGGTCCGTTTAATTTAGTTGCACTGTAAAGTTGAACGCCACATTCATATCTTTACGGAGAAACGATTGATAAAGGACTAAACATAATTTCGCTATTATGCATGAGATGTGAAAAATCAACTATAGCCTTTAATACGAACTAAACCGGCTATTAGCTTCCTAATTATCATCTTGGAtatgaattttgaagaaattatcATTTGCTCATGAGTATTTACATTGCAATTTAACTGTAACATATAAGTTGTCAAATCAATTCTTGAAAACAATCGATTTCGATTGTTATCAAACACCATGTCAAGAAATGATTGAATTCAAAGTAAATGAAATGagtcttaaaaaatattttaaaaagttaaattttaagatataggtataaaatttcaagaataaaAGAACACGGAAATTAATGAGACACATGAAACAAGATTACTAGACGCGGGAAAGgttgtttcatcattttaaaatGAACTTGTATCGGTGATAGTAAATTTTGAAGCtgtagaaatgaaaatgctTTAGAAACCGACGCCAAAATGGACGAGGATGGTTTTAAAGTAATATCAAGCACTGTATGCGATTTGATAATTCCCATAGCGACCAgatgtttttaaattaaaattactattttgaCGGTGACAACCTTGTACGTTTAATAATCTTGTATTAGCACTGTCTGCCtttttttacgaataaaaaaaatctaatcagaCTTAAACCTTGTAGTGAGGTGAATGAAATgacttatattattataaaaatgtgcATAAATTGTTTATCAAATGCGCAGTGTTTCCTCATTGAAACAGcataaatacgaaaattttgaagacattttcatattcccaataaatattgtacatggAGACAGCCTCTTTAATTCTAGAAATTTAATATCAAGCCCCTGTTATGTTGATTTTATCTTTTATATTCATACATCATGTGATATGTGAAGTGTAATCATATTTATAGACCCCGCACTAGTTTCAACTAGTTTTCACTGCGTGTCGTTCTGACTCATTTAATATTAGCGCTCCTAATTCTGATCAACGATCTGATGTTacggaagaaaaagatgaGTTTAAGTCGACGATATAAAATATTAGGTATGTAAGAAGTTGTTCGAATCAATAACTTGGTACAATGTAATGATAATCATTTCTTGACTCTTTGAGATTgtgtttgaaatgaaaatgaatttgcTAATGgcttatatatttatttatattttattcggCTTTCGGTTGTACAAAAATTAGGTGATTCAATAAcggaattcaatttatttgaattattttcaaatgaaactcttcaaaaaattgacatcATCAATTCGTTATTACGCTTGCTGGTGTGATGTCTAGACTATACATATGAGCTAATATCTGAACTACGGTTTACTGTAATATATGCAATTTCAATTGTCTCCTAATCTCTGGCCAAAGTATTTTAACATAGTACAGTATAAATGTGTAAAGTGGTTTTATAAACCCCAATTTTCTAAACAATTACCTTGTTAAATCTGTTTACCGATCTCTATCAATGTTTGAAATATCGGCTATTTCTTGCGCCAGAAAGTGATTCTATACAATTATGCCactgaaacaaaaacaaatactCCGCAACAATTGCCAAGTGATCTTgcagtattttttaattcgtcAATTAGTGATTTGGTCAATATAATTCACGAGTAACATGGGCgaatgattcaaatttttatacaaaaattattccgTCATACCGACGTTTTGCCTAGTGATTTTGCCGCGGCAATTGTTCATCATGAGTAGTCCTGAGTCATAATTCCAATGTTACCAACATAACTCGACTCGAGACTCAATTGAAAAAAGTCCCTAACTAGCATAAACATGGCCTCCCGAGGCAGTCTCGGTGTTCTGAGAGTTTTAGCCAAATTAGAAGCGTCTGTCAACTCCGGAAACTATTATGAAGCACATCAGATGTACAGGACTTTGCACTTTAGGTAAGCCGACAATTATTCATATGGTTTATATATTCTAACCACTTTCAAGTGCTACGTAATTGCAACTTAACCTCTCTTTAGGTACCTTGGACAAAGAAAGTATTCGGAATTACTGGAATTACTGTACAATGGATCAACGTTACTCCTACAACATGATCAGGTACTAATTTATCTACTTTAATGTATTTGCATCAATACAAAGTGCCTACCAAATTTTAACATTTGCATATGCATGTATGTTGAATGTTCATTGGAGCATTCAGTGATTAGTCACAAGTGGTAGAAGTCTTGCCATCTCTTGCATTGGATTTCCAAATGTTACCAAAGTTATGAAGTAGCATTGCTGTAGCAGATATGCAAAATAAATGCTTGaatgattttcacatttattctGCAATTCCCATATATTTAATCTACGACAGGCATGCATCACATATTTAAGAACATGAGCAACACtgattgtttaatttttctttcagcaAGCAAGTGGCGCTGATCTTGGAACATTATTTGTCGATGCTCTAGTCAAGTCAGAAACTGAGCCTTCGCAagtatatttcgaaaaactgaCGAATTTATTCAGCTTGATGAACCCTACAGCACCAGAAAGGGAAACGTTTCTTTTAGAAGCGCTAAGGTGGAGCTTAAAGGGGTCCGATTATAAAACGGGTCACCCTGATTTTCATCAGCGAATAGCACAAGTATTCTGGAAAGGTATACTCAAGTGATAAGAATCAGATCTGtgtattaaatatttctttcataaCAGATAGACAGATTCATTGAAATTGTACATTGTGAAACTATACTGCTACTTCATTGTGCATAGAAGCTCTCGCAGTCAATCTATCATATCATATTTATATCTTtttaaatacagagaaaaacTACATAATGGCCAGGCAACACTTTTTATATAGTAGTGATGGATCTGGTTGTGCTGCGATGCTTGTTGAACTTCACGAAGAGCGTGGATACTCGAGTGAAGTAGATCTTTTCATTGTGCAAGCCGTCTTACAGTAAGTCATTGAGTGAAATTATACTTCATACAAGAGTTTTGTAAAAGATACCCGAATTGTTTGCTCACATGTACATTATAAAATAGTAAAAGAATTGTTACGCTCTTATTATATTGTACTTCATTGATTTCCAGGTACTTATGTTTGAGAAATAAAACCACAGCAGAAGAAGCGTTTCATTCATATACTTTGAAACACCCAAAAATAAATAGTGGTCCACCGTACTTTCTGCcgttgttgaattttttattcttcttacTGAAAACCATTGAAACGTAAGTTTTGCTGATATgttatattaataaattagCAATATAGTTAATCATACACTAACATGATACATTCCTCATCACAATAATCCAGCAATATCGTAACAATTGTATTGGATATTCTTGCCTTTGAAATACTTGGTctcattttaaatttacaaatttcacttGCTGTCTTTCAAGACATTATGAGAATTTTTGATTGTTAATGCTATGAATGACTATAGGCAGTTAAAAGATTTCAACATATTCACCagaaatcaaaaacattttaacttttcaaaatttttgtaaatacagTGGTAAGCTGGCCGCTTTCACAGTTTTGTGTGAGCAGTACCAGTTAAGCCTGAACAGAGACCCGCTCTATAGACAATACTTGGATAAAATAGGTCAAGTGTTCTTTAATGTATCACCGCCACGGGCACCAAGTCAAGGATTATTTGGTTCACTGTTACAATCGTTTTTCAACGGTCTGGAAGAAGAAGATTCAGACGATGATCAGCGAAATGCTCCTACGACATCGCACGTGGCACAAGAATTAGACTAATTGGAAAGGGAATGTTTTTAAGCTTTGTATGAGATGAATTAAAAGAGCTTACAGAGATTTGAGATGACATAAGGGTCTGCTGAAGTgggtatacatacatatacatattaaatcTAGCGTAATGTAGCAGTTTATTGTTCTCATTTTTAGCATTCTTCATCCATtcaaatacgtatatatattagggtggtccttgttTGGAAGTCGATAAAAGTTTTGCTGCAACGCTCCGCAGACCtgttcacaatcatttttaaaaaatctgtaaattttCAAGCCACTGCAACTAAAACAActtaaaaattaagaaaggaTACGTTTTTTTTACCTGAATGGGAAAACCCAAACTCGCAGAGGCACGTGTATCAGTGATGTAACGGCTTGAAActacacaaattttttatatgatttgGAACAGGTCTGGGGGGCattgcaatgaaaatatttcagaccCCCAAATAAGAACCCACTCtaagatatataaatatataataatatacataggTACATATTGATGAACATTCGAAGGGTTGTAAAATGCCTACATTTAGAGATTTATTTATATCTGAATATGCATTCTTACGTATTCATCATTGTACCTATATGGATTGTAGAAGCAGTGtacagaattttatttatttttgcgtaaatttcaattcttcaaaataataatatatataaaaaacatAAATTCATGGTCGATGCCCATTCAGTTTGTATgactttattttactttatttttcgccGTTTACGTTTCTAATAATCTATTGACAAACATGTGAGatttttaggttttttttttatactaaaCCGTGTGCTAACAAATTAGCTTATAAATACGCGAAACTAAGCGATTTAAAATGAGATAGTTATTCTAAAACTCGATATTCCACATTCAGGAGGCAAAGCATATAATATCTAATGTGCCCTTTTTGAAATCTGGCTCTAAAGAAAACTTATAGTAATAACCGTGTACATTTTGGAAGTGATACGAATCGGTTTAAAGTGTTATTTTGTATACTCTGAATAATGTgagaaataaaaggaaaaaatatttagcataataattttttcttaaaaatataaactgCACTAATACCACATGTGATTAGTTAAAGTGAAGACACGTGACAAAACTGAATAATATTCATCTACTAACGAATAATGTAAAGAAACGTCAAAATCAAAGTACAAGGCTAGTTCACACATCCGACGTCAGAATATTGACTATTTTAGacattgtatattattatcaattttagtAAGCTGTAAGATGTCAAACTATGAGTCAACTtaaataatgtacaaaagtaataattattgcaGTACATACCTTTCaatggcaaatttttttcatctcgtcTCTTATTCAATATAGCATGTAATTTTATGAATACTTGACTGGTATTGTGTATATAGATTTTTATTAGTGCGAACAAGGTCCACTTTACTTGTTCGACTTTTTCGATTTACTTCCAATCTTTTActtcatgaaaataattagtCTTTTTTCTGATCTATCGATTGCTGATGCTGTTTCTGTCATATGATaggatttaaaattatattaatttacgCATTGAAACGAATCCGATATTTACGAGTTTGTATTAACTTCTGGTTTATCGaaatattaacaattttaGGGCGCAGTAGAAGAATGCTTAAAAAAGCATCTATGTAAtttgtaaaacaaattttagaTAACACATCGTTTGAGCAATCAATGTACAGGCTGAGAATCTTTCCAAAGTAAGTTAAAACAGTGTTAAGAGATACGagcaaatatattttacagtaGTATAGCGTGTAGCAAAAGCTCAATTACGCAACAGTTAATATTTAGTATGAAATACTATAATGCTTTATTAcgtgaattaaaattaatctCCGACAGTGGCATAATAATCTATTTAATTGAGGAAAAACAAATTCTAGATCCTtaacatattaaaaataaaaatacaaaatgataatCCACTATCTTCTCACATACAGAATTCGTTATTAACCttaaaaaactgtaaaatacTAACAGGTGGTTTTTAtttgtgtattttatttttcagtataaaaaatataaacatgaGACTTTTATCGAGGATTTTTAGCTCGGAtattaaatactttttatctCGTAAGCCATTTACAtgcaatttcaataaaaacaaTTCCTTCTTCGCAATCCTTTACAATTTTAATGCATACATAAGTTTTAACTATAAAATATTAACTCTTAAATgttattccaaaaaaaaaaaaactagtccTACATGATCGATACAGAAGGTAAATAACGttaatttcttataaaataattggTGATATTATAATTGTAGGTTACGTTACTGCACAGGTTTGGGaaatgattttgatttttatacaaagaaataaaaatataatttagaCCACTATTGTATGTATAGGAAAACTACGGAATTATATCTATCAAAGCAAAcctcgatttttttaaaagtagcTCACTGCTTGATTATAAGTCTTTCTAGTATGATTGAGCGGGAGTTAcaatatggaaaaatttttatgtacgTTATATTGAACATGActcaatattaaaattatgaGACGTAGATCTATATTCCAACCTGCTCTTTTCtcaaacgaaaatattttccaattataTTATCATTTAGTATTAATCATTGTAAATGATATATCTTACCAGGAACCAATTTGATATCCCCCTTCGAATTTGATGCAACTCGTGTATGTTgtagaacattgaaaactaaaacacacctttttttcatcagcaGAAAAACGGTTTGAAGGGATGAAAACGATCCCCAAAGATGGAAACCCAACATGGTAATTTCTTGATGTACACGATGTGTTTGAATGAAACCAATGCTGAAATGTTCCTATTCATGAATGAAACCTTTTTTAATGTTCTACAAATATACATGAGTTGTAACTAAATCGGAGGCGGACACCGAACTGATCTTTCTTGTTAGTAGAAATCTATCTAGCTGTATCTCTTTTGGATACACATGTTTAATACTCTTTCAGACCTGGCATGGGGAATTGTGAGGcaaatttttctacttctgTACGAAGTGCTTGGACCTTTACCTTTATTGCCACATCAGTATCTAATACCCTTTTAAATTCCGGGAGCTTAAGTCCAGATATAGCCGTGACTTCTTTAGCCAGTTCTATACctgaaaatgggaaatagtATTAACAGCCTGTGAGTCGATATTGTCAAAGCTGGAGCATAACTTTGAACGCTTCGCCAAGCTAACTCAAATTCAAACGTAAGTGATAGTGAAACTGATAGAACTTACctgaatgaatgaaattaacAGCTTTATCAATTTCAGCTTCCTTGAAACCCCTAGTAGTCAAAGCCGGTGTTCCAAGCCTGATACCGTTTGGATTCAATGCACTTTTATCCCCAGGAACTGTATTTTTGTTGCATGCGATTCCAATATCTTCTAGTATCCTCTCAGCTTTGGCTCCGCTGATACCAGTGGAACTCAGATCAACTAAGATGAGATGCACGTCGGTGCCACCACTGCTAATTTTGTAACCAAGTTTTTGAAGACTGTCCGAGAGTCTTTTTGCATTAGCTAATACTTGTTTTTGATAAGCAATGAACTCGGGAGACTTAGCCTGTTTCATTGTTGTGGCAATGGCAGCAATTTGATGATTATGTGGGCCACCTTGCAGGCCGGGAAACACAGCCTGATTTATTCTGGTCTCCAGATCATACAAAATCTTTTCACCCTTCTTATTTGTACTTCTAACGCCTTTCCGGAAGAAAATTACACCGGCACGTGGCCCTCtgtaattaaataaacatTATATCTGACTGTCTGATTTATACAAAtgttaaaatttgtttacaaCAATTTAATTGCTGTACCTGAGCGTCTTATGAGTTGTAGTAGAAACAACATCGCTGTATTCAAACGGGCTAGGAATAACACCTGCAGCAACAAGCCCAGAAATATGCGACATATCGCTGAAGAGATACGCTCCATGTTGATCAGCAATTTCCCTAAAACGTTTATAGTCCAAACACCTGCTATAGCACGATATACCGGCTATAATTATCTTTGGCTTGAACAATCTTGCAGTCTCTTCAAGTTTATCGTAGTCTATGTATCCTGTTTCAGGATTCACCTTGTAAGGCATCGACTCAAAGAATATCGATGTTGCAGAGATTTTCTTGGTTTCGGTGAAAAATCCTATGAAACATTGAAGGtagatttataaataaaatggtaatgtaaaatttttctttataacaGAAAATTACTGCTCCTCATAAATACGTTTAAGGAATTTTTGTTAACCATGTGTTAGATGCCCTCCGTCGGGGAGATCTAGACCCATTATACGCCCATGGGGTTCAACCAGACCAGTGTAGACAGCAAAATTGGCCGGACTGCCGGAGTACGGTTGAACATTGCATCCCCATTCTTCTGGATTTAGATTGTAAGCTTCTAAGGCACGTTTTTGAGCAAGTAATTCAATTTGATCAATGAATTCGTTTCCACCGTAATAtctgaaaaagtgaaaaattattagtgtacaattgaagaaaataaaattatgttcTAACGATTTCACATAGTTCCAGGTACAAAAGAGGAGAATTTGGAAgtcaaattaatttattcacctCTGTCCCGGAAGACCTTCGCTGTATTTATTTCCTAGGCAAGATCCGAGGCATTGGAGTACGCTAAGAgaggtaaaattttcactcgcAATCATTTCCAGCCCACACTCTTGTcgctttttctcctttttcatTAAATCGAACAGCTCGTAATCCGTGTCCCATAAGTTTTTGTGAATAGTGCTCGACATATTGTCCTAGAAATGAAATTCTCAGAtttaatagaaatgaaaaaacaagtttcataattttttctttccttttcgtTCAAATGACATTATAACTTGcacatgaaaatttaattgatcACATTTAATTTCCGTCAAAGAATATCACGAAATGAACAATAACCTGTTGCTTTTCACACGTCTTGCTGCGTACGGACACGTGCTTcgaacggaaaaaaatatggaagtAGTTATgtagcgaaaaaaaaacgtgccaGTAACGTGCGATATTCGTCAAAGATTGATTGCTAAATGGTAGGAAATTTGCGGTACCCGTTGTATTATAATGCCTAGTTAAGGGAAACTGATGGAGTTCAAGCGAGATAACCCCAACTCTCCGAGCGACACGAAGAGGTCGTGAATATGTGAAATCTTCTTACGTGAAACTTAAACGTAAGATTacgcgcgagttttatcgccGATAGTGAGAATGTAAAATCGGAGCAGAGCGCAAACAAGCGTCACACATGTAATAACTCACGTTAGCACA
The sequence above is drawn from the Neodiprion pinetum isolate iyNeoPine1 chromosome 2, iyNeoPine1.2, whole genome shotgun sequence genome and encodes:
- the LOC124213156 gene encoding Golgi to ER traffic protein 4 homolog: MASRGSLGVLRVLAKLEASVNSGNYYEAHQMYRTLHFRYLGQRKYSELLELLYNGSTLLLQHDQQASGADLGTLFVDALVKSETEPSQVYFEKLTNLFSLMNPTAPERETFLLEALRWSLKGSDYKTGHPDFHQRIAQVFWKEKNYIMARQHFLYSSDGSGCAAMLVELHEERGYSSEVDLFIVQAVLQYLCLRNKTTAEEAFHSYTLKHPKINSGPPYFLPLLNFLFFLLKTIETGKLAAFTVLCEQYQLSLNRDPLYRQYLDKIGQVFFNVSPPRAPSQGLFGSLLQSFFNGLEEEDSDDDQRNAPTTSHVAQELD
- the Shmt gene encoding serine hydroxymethyltransferase isoform X1, whose product is MMAGNWYNLTGAAKQLVKNLVRKKGNATRRPRTLGHSVTRTTSSFHYVQHTATDCTSMPDNMSSTIHKNLWDTDYELFDLMKKEKKRQECGLEMIASENFTSLSVLQCLGSCLGNKYSEGLPGQRYYGGNEFIDQIELLAQKRALEAYNLNPEEWGCNVQPYSGSPANFAVYTGLVEPHGRIMGLDLPDGGHLTHGFFTETKKISATSIFFESMPYKVNPETGYIDYDKLEETARLFKPKIIIAGISCYSRCLDYKRFREIADQHGAYLFSDMSHISGLVAAGVIPSPFEYSDVVSTTTHKTLRGPRAGVIFFRKGVRSTNKKGEKILYDLETRINQAVFPGLQGGPHNHQIAAIATTMKQAKSPEFIAYQKQVLANAKRLSDSLQKLGYKISSGGTDVHLILVDLSSTGISGAKAERILEDIGIACNKNTVPGDKSALNPNGIRLGTPALTTRGFKEAEIDKAVNFIHSGIELAKEVTAISGLKLPEFKRVLDTDVAIKVKVQALRTEVEKFASQFPMPGLKEY
- the Shmt gene encoding serine hydroxymethyltransferase isoform X2, yielding MSSTIHKNLWDTDYELFDLMKKEKKRQECGLEMIASENFTSLSVLQCLGSCLGNKYSEGLPGQRYYGGNEFIDQIELLAQKRALEAYNLNPEEWGCNVQPYSGSPANFAVYTGLVEPHGRIMGLDLPDGGHLTHGFFTETKKISATSIFFESMPYKVNPETGYIDYDKLEETARLFKPKIIIAGISCYSRCLDYKRFREIADQHGAYLFSDMSHISGLVAAGVIPSPFEYSDVVSTTTHKTLRGPRAGVIFFRKGVRSTNKKGEKILYDLETRINQAVFPGLQGGPHNHQIAAIATTMKQAKSPEFIAYQKQVLANAKRLSDSLQKLGYKISSGGTDVHLILVDLSSTGISGAKAERILEDIGIACNKNTVPGDKSALNPNGIRLGTPALTTRGFKEAEIDKAVNFIHSGIELAKEVTAISGLKLPEFKRVLDTDVAIKVKVQALRTEVEKFASQFPMPGLKEY